A window of Chitinophaga sp. MM2321 contains these coding sequences:
- a CDS encoding porin family protein, whose protein sequence is MTKKMIVLSLAALSISVAAMSQARVGIKGGWNLANITTDNAGNTKDSRALSGYNVGVIADLPLVPRILSFQPGVFYSTKGTKFETGDKNNSTVDPYAKYTLNPSYVEIPLNFVAKLPLGDNTSLFAGIGPYFAFGVAGKQKYETLIAGVSGSGSSSIKWDDDTPFNNDPNTAYNKMKRFDWGGNLQVGAEISNFLIAAQYGLGFAKVRSGQDNSTDEKGKNRVFSISVGYLFGGK, encoded by the coding sequence ATGACAAAGAAGATGATTGTTTTATCATTAGCCGCGCTCAGTATTTCAGTTGCGGCGATGTCGCAAGCCCGGGTAGGGATTAAAGGAGGCTGGAATCTTGCAAATATCACCACAGATAATGCCGGAAATACGAAAGACAGCCGTGCACTATCTGGTTATAATGTTGGTGTGATCGCTGATTTACCTTTAGTTCCCAGGATTTTATCTTTCCAGCCAGGGGTTTTCTATTCTACCAAAGGCACCAAGTTTGAAACAGGCGATAAGAATAATTCAACAGTGGATCCATATGCAAAGTATACGCTTAATCCATCCTACGTTGAGATTCCGCTGAATTTTGTTGCTAAATTACCTTTGGGAGATAACACCAGTTTATTTGCCGGTATTGGCCCTTATTTTGCTTTTGGGGTGGCCGGAAAACAAAAATATGAAACATTGATAGCTGGTGTTTCCGGTAGTGGATCCAGCAGTATTAAATGGGATGATGACACCCCCTTTAATAATGATCCTAACACGGCATACAATAAAATGAAACGTTTTGACTGGGGCGGTAATTTGCAGGTAGGCGCTGAAATAAGCAATTTCCTGATTGCTGCACAGTACGGGCTTGGTTTCGCGAAGGTGCGTTCCGGCCAGGATAACAGTACAGATGAAAAAGGTAAGAACCGTGTATTCAGTATTTCTGTAGGTTACCTGTTTGGCGGAAAATAA
- a CDS encoding redoxin domain-containing protein, whose translation MRKIFLLLLAAFFIQLHLQAQGYQLSVKLKNYNSGTLFLANYMGKTTYLADSADVNAAGEAVLKGKEPLLPGIYLIVLPGKQKFLETLIDKQQVFAVTIDTTDLINNTVYKNSPDNELFLEYNKFIFRQESLTRGIAEQLKTARTAADSAKVLPQQQELGKKIQDYRNEFLTKHPKTILATIFRAMKEPEIPKQPAGEDSSFAYRYFKAHYWDEVDLSSDRLVRTPILEGKIRKYFSQLVVNSPDSIIVDCDAMIARTRKSKEAFKFVLWWLTYNYESSPYMGMDAVFVHLVEKYYVPGEAFWLNDEQLNKIVTRAYALAPNLIGQQAAPLELKDTASRPVSLYKTKAKYTVLVFWDPTCGHCKTEIPRLDSAYKASWKSKGVTMIGIKTEGTQEQWLQFIKEHHLSGWVHAWDPQSTSNYRRLYDVYSTPVVYLLDEKKKIVAKRLGVEQLQDFLERSTSGKEAASL comes from the coding sequence ATGCGTAAGATATTTTTATTGCTGCTTGCAGCGTTTTTTATCCAGCTACACCTGCAGGCGCAGGGCTATCAGCTTTCTGTTAAGCTGAAGAATTATAATAGTGGGACATTATTCCTGGCAAACTACATGGGCAAAACTACCTATCTGGCGGATTCTGCTGATGTAAATGCTGCCGGGGAAGCCGTGTTGAAAGGTAAAGAGCCTTTGCTGCCAGGCATTTACCTGATTGTGCTGCCCGGTAAGCAGAAGTTCCTGGAAACGCTGATTGATAAACAACAGGTATTTGCGGTGACGATTGATACGACAGATCTCATCAACAATACCGTCTATAAAAATTCTCCCGATAACGAACTCTTCCTGGAATATAATAAATTTATCTTCCGGCAGGAATCTCTTACCAGGGGTATTGCGGAGCAGTTGAAAACAGCCCGTACAGCGGCCGATTCTGCCAAAGTGCTACCACAGCAACAGGAACTGGGTAAAAAGATCCAGGATTACCGCAATGAATTCCTGACGAAACACCCGAAAACGATACTCGCCACCATTTTCCGCGCGATGAAAGAACCGGAAATCCCTAAACAGCCCGCGGGAGAAGATTCTTCTTTTGCGTACCGTTATTTTAAAGCGCATTACTGGGATGAAGTGGACCTGAGCAGCGACCGGCTTGTAAGAACACCGATCCTGGAAGGTAAGATCAGGAAGTATTTTTCCCAGCTGGTGGTTAATTCTCCGGATTCTATTATTGTGGATTGCGACGCCATGATTGCCAGAACACGCAAAAGCAAGGAGGCCTTCAAATTTGTCTTGTGGTGGCTTACCTACAATTATGAAAGCTCTCCTTATATGGGTATGGATGCTGTTTTTGTACATCTTGTGGAGAAATATTACGTTCCCGGAGAAGCATTCTGGCTGAATGATGAGCAGTTGAACAAGATTGTGACGAGGGCTTATGCGCTGGCGCCTAACCTGATTGGGCAGCAGGCCGCACCACTGGAACTGAAGGATACGGCTTCCAGGCCGGTTTCATTATATAAAACCAAAGCAAAATATACGGTATTGGTATTCTGGGACCCCACCTGCGGGCACTGTAAAACCGAAATCCCACGGCTGGACTCTGCCTACAAGGCTAGTTGGAAAAGCAAAGGGGTGACGATGATCGGGATTAAAACCGAGGGTACACAGGAGCAGTGGTTACAGTTTATTAAAGAGCACCATCTTTCCGGGTGGGTACATGCCTGGGACCCACAGTCAACCAGTAATTACCGCCGCCTGTACGACGTTTACAGTACACCGGTAGTATACCTGTTGGATGAGAAAAAGAAGATTGTGGCAAAGCGGCTGGGGGTAGAACAACTGCAAGATTTCCTGGAACGCAGTACTTCCGGAAAGGAAGCAGCCAGCTTATAA
- the rlmD gene encoding 23S rRNA (uracil(1939)-C(5))-methyltransferase RlmD: MRKKNVVLEKVPVSGYAAEGKALARQDGKVIFIEGGVMPGDVVDVRLGKNKKDWAEGKAIHFHAYSDKRVTPFCEHFGTCGGCKWQMMPYSLQLEYKQQQVEDHLQRIGKLELPPMNPILGSAHSQHYRNKLEFTFSNKAYLTTEEIRDNDGEIPRKPALGFHIPRLFDKVLDIHTCYLMQEPVNLIRNTIREYAIQHEFSFYDIRSQEGWLRNLVVRLCTTGEIMVNLVIHHEDKDNRIALLDHLLKTVPAITTVLYTLNPKKNDSIFDLDPKVYFGKGYAEEKLEDFVFKIGPKSFFQTNTYQGEVLYKVTRDFAGLTGSEIVYDLYCGTGSIGIFVSRKAHKVVGIELIKEAIDDAKENAARNNVSNAEFFAGDVVDICNDEFFTHHGQPDVIITDPPRAGMHEKLVTKLLEIAAPKIVYVSCNPATQARDLALLDALYTVEKVQPVDMFPHTHHIENVVLLKKRANNQK; the protein is encoded by the coding sequence GTGAGGAAAAAAAATGTTGTTTTAGAAAAAGTACCGGTATCCGGCTATGCCGCAGAAGGTAAGGCCCTGGCGCGGCAAGATGGTAAAGTTATCTTTATTGAAGGGGGCGTTATGCCCGGTGATGTAGTAGATGTGCGCCTTGGAAAAAACAAAAAAGACTGGGCTGAAGGTAAAGCAATCCATTTTCATGCTTATTCTGACAAAAGAGTCACGCCTTTTTGCGAACATTTTGGCACCTGCGGAGGATGTAAATGGCAAATGATGCCGTACAGCCTTCAACTGGAGTACAAACAGCAACAGGTAGAAGATCACCTGCAACGAATCGGCAAGCTGGAACTGCCCCCCATGAACCCTATCCTGGGATCTGCCCACAGTCAGCACTATCGCAACAAACTGGAGTTTACCTTCAGCAACAAAGCATACCTGACCACGGAAGAAATCAGGGACAACGATGGGGAAATACCCAGAAAACCCGCACTGGGCTTTCACATTCCCAGGTTATTTGACAAAGTGCTGGACATCCACACCTGCTACCTCATGCAGGAACCGGTAAACCTGATCCGCAACACGATCCGTGAATATGCGATACAACACGAATTTTCTTTCTACGATATCCGTTCACAGGAAGGCTGGTTGCGCAACCTGGTGGTACGCCTCTGTACTACCGGTGAAATCATGGTTAACCTGGTCATCCACCACGAGGATAAAGATAACAGGATTGCCCTGCTGGATCATCTCCTGAAAACAGTCCCTGCTATCACCACGGTATTGTATACCCTGAATCCTAAAAAGAACGATTCCATCTTCGACCTCGATCCGAAAGTTTATTTTGGCAAAGGTTATGCAGAAGAGAAGCTGGAGGACTTTGTTTTTAAAATAGGTCCCAAATCTTTTTTTCAGACAAACACCTACCAGGGAGAAGTATTATATAAAGTTACCCGGGACTTCGCCGGATTAACCGGTTCGGAAATTGTATATGACCTCTATTGTGGCACAGGCAGCATCGGCATTTTTGTATCCAGGAAAGCCCACAAAGTAGTGGGTATAGAACTGATCAAAGAAGCCATAGATGATGCAAAAGAAAACGCTGCCCGCAACAACGTCAGCAATGCCGAATTTTTTGCAGGCGATGTAGTAGATATTTGTAATGATGAATTTTTTACACATCATGGGCAACCGGACGTGATCATTACAGATCCCCCACGGGCAGGCATGCACGAAAAACTGGTAACCAAGCTGCTGGAAATAGCAGCGCCCAAAATCGTATATGTGAGCTGTAACCCAGCAACGCAAGCCAGGGATCTGGCTTTGCTGGACGCGCTGTACACGGTGGAAAAGGTACAACCCGTAGATATGTTTCCGCATACCCACCACATTGAAAATGTGGTGTTGCTGAAAAAAAGAGCTAATAACCAGAAATAA
- a CDS encoding rhomboid family intramembrane serine protease, translated as MNEYRPGKFQFLPMIIKNLMIINGLVWLVQMTLLHRYGYDMNDLFALHYWGSELFRPHQFITHLFMHSTAGPMHLIFNMFTLWMFGATLENLWGPKRFLIFYMICGLGAALCYMGVLTYENMTLTKYASAFLHDPTYSNFILLDKKIGLGDENVSVDSLKAAFSSHPNNPEIIEICKLYVKEYVIRYRSIPTVGASGAIYGILFGFGYLFPNTIILFSFLFPVKAKYFVGFMILTELWGGIQNAPGDNVAHFAHLGGALFAYLLLRAWNKKKRSDFY; from the coding sequence ATGAACGAGTACAGGCCCGGAAAATTTCAGTTTTTACCCATGATCATCAAAAACCTGATGATCATCAATGGTTTGGTTTGGTTGGTTCAGATGACCCTGCTGCACAGGTACGGGTATGATATGAACGATCTTTTTGCCCTCCATTACTGGGGCTCAGAGTTGTTCCGGCCACATCAGTTCATCACACACCTGTTCATGCACTCCACGGCAGGTCCGATGCACCTGATCTTTAACATGTTCACCCTGTGGATGTTTGGCGCCACCCTGGAAAACCTCTGGGGCCCAAAAAGGTTCCTCATCTTCTACATGATATGTGGTCTTGGCGCCGCGCTTTGTTATATGGGCGTACTCACGTACGAAAATATGACCCTGACGAAATACGCCTCCGCCTTTCTGCATGATCCTACCTACAGCAACTTTATATTGCTGGACAAAAAGATCGGGCTGGGTGACGAAAATGTGAGCGTAGACAGCCTGAAAGCTGCCTTCTCCTCCCATCCAAACAATCCGGAGATCATAGAAATCTGTAAACTATATGTAAAGGAATATGTTATCAGATATAGGAGTATCCCTACCGTAGGCGCCTCCGGTGCTATCTATGGTATCCTGTTCGGCTTCGGCTATCTGTTTCCGAACACCATTATCCTGTTTTCTTTTCTGTTCCCCGTCAAAGCAAAATACTTTGTCGGCTTCATGATCCTGACGGAATTATGGGGTGGTATTCAAAACGCTCCCGGCGATAATGTGGCGCACTTTGCCCATCTCGGCGGCGCACTTTTTGCTTACCTCCTGTTGAGAGCCTGGAACAAGAAAAAACGATCGGATTTTTATTAA
- a CDS encoding rhomboid family intramembrane serine protease, whose protein sequence is MHALEKEKLPRLSLGEGRNMVTHLVVFNLTIFIFLLFTLVIYKMEDVGESRFYSDIMSWLRVPADPSSLLLRPWTLVASLFTHIEVWQIFTNMVWLWCFGTFMQHITGYQRVLPLYLFGGICGNIFYVLGVQAIPALHVLIPAGTVVGASPSIMAIAAGITLIAPRYRIFPLLAGGIPLWVVTLLYAGLSLATSVTSPAGIAYIIQLTGAALAGMLYMYKWKQGRDLGAGFNKLTFKLTHVFHPASQRINPDDFKRNLQADSDSHPFKRVGKVPEQRLNEILDKINTNGLSSLSPEERDTLLRASKPENN, encoded by the coding sequence ATGCATGCGTTGGAAAAAGAGAAATTGCCCCGCCTTTCCTTAGGAGAAGGTAGAAATATGGTTACACACTTAGTGGTATTTAATCTTACTATTTTTATTTTCCTCCTGTTTACACTTGTTATATACAAGATGGAAGATGTGGGTGAATCACGGTTTTACAGTGATATCATGAGCTGGCTCCGCGTTCCTGCTGATCCATCCAGTCTGCTGCTGCGTCCCTGGACGCTGGTAGCCTCCCTGTTTACACATATTGAAGTGTGGCAGATCTTTACCAATATGGTGTGGTTATGGTGCTTCGGTACCTTTATGCAACACATCACCGGCTACCAGCGGGTATTACCGTTATATCTTTTTGGTGGTATCTGCGGCAATATTTTTTATGTACTGGGTGTACAGGCTATCCCCGCACTGCATGTACTCATACCTGCCGGAACAGTGGTAGGCGCATCTCCCAGTATTATGGCCATCGCTGCCGGCATTACCCTCATCGCTCCCCGCTACCGTATTTTTCCATTGCTGGCCGGAGGTATTCCGTTGTGGGTAGTTACCCTGCTTTATGCGGGCCTTTCCCTGGCCACCAGTGTAACCAGTCCCGCAGGCATTGCGTATATTATTCAGTTAACAGGCGCCGCATTAGCCGGTATGTTATACATGTACAAATGGAAACAGGGCAGAGATCTGGGCGCAGGATTCAACAAACTGACCTTTAAACTCACCCACGTATTTCACCCGGCATCCCAACGGATTAACCCGGATGATTTCAAAAGAAATTTACAGGCCGATTCAGATTCACATCCTTTCAAGCGTGTCGGCAAAGTACCTGAACAACGACTAAACGAAATCCTGGATAAAATAAACACAAACGGCCTGTCTTCCCTTTCTCCTGAAGAAAGAGATACGTTGTTGCGTGCAAGTAAGCCGGAAAATAACTAA
- a CDS encoding endonuclease/exonuclease/phosphatase family protein, whose product MFSVPQKIIHHLLRWSSILLVVCLLLSAYLPYLNPGKYWISGFAGIFFPVLFLVCLALIPLWFFYKKKYAFVILAIMLLCTKPALQTWGLHIFGNNDHSIQANSKQFTLMTYNVSSMGLSQYKINQPERLAVFDMVSQASPDILCMQEFYTNDNPDLSRNLDSLRLVGKYPYHYFTCDWVNWDTWYYGIVLFSRYPVVNAKTITCDENAKGSGKSFLQADLVIHGDTIRVLTGQLISYMFHSEDRHVRALASAAFLRKMKKTFSSRAAQALQLAALTAESPYPVIVCGDFNDTPASYTYNTISKGLQDAFLQTGSGWGRTLSYLSPTLRIDYLLPQSNFNIHSCKVFQPPLSEHFPVMACLSLKNQ is encoded by the coding sequence ATGTTTTCAGTACCCCAAAAAATCATCCATCACCTGCTACGCTGGAGTAGCATTTTACTGGTCGTATGCCTTCTTTTAAGTGCTTATCTTCCTTATCTCAATCCCGGTAAATACTGGATATCGGGATTTGCAGGCATCTTCTTTCCCGTGTTATTCCTGGTATGCCTGGCATTGATTCCGCTATGGTTTTTCTATAAAAAGAAATATGCCTTCGTGATACTGGCAATCATGCTGCTATGCACAAAACCGGCCCTGCAAACATGGGGCCTCCACATCTTCGGGAATAATGATCACAGTATACAGGCCAACAGCAAGCAGTTTACGCTGATGACCTACAATGTGAGCAGCATGGGACTCTCGCAATACAAAATAAACCAACCCGAGCGCCTGGCTGTTTTTGATATGGTTTCACAAGCCAGCCCTGATATTCTGTGCATGCAGGAATTTTATACAAACGATAACCCCGACCTATCACGTAACCTGGATAGTCTTAGGTTGGTAGGAAAATATCCTTATCACTATTTTACCTGCGACTGGGTCAACTGGGATACCTGGTACTATGGTATCGTCCTGTTTTCGCGTTACCCGGTGGTGAATGCAAAAACAATTACCTGTGATGAAAATGCAAAAGGCAGCGGTAAAAGTTTTTTACAGGCAGATCTAGTGATACACGGTGATACCATCCGGGTTCTGACGGGGCAGCTGATTTCGTATATGTTTCACAGTGAGGACAGACATGTACGCGCCCTTGCTTCGGCTGCCTTTCTAAGAAAGATGAAGAAAACTTTTTCCAGCAGGGCGGCACAAGCCCTTCAACTGGCAGCACTGACAGCTGAAAGCCCGTACCCGGTAATTGTTTGCGGAGATTTTAATGACACCCCCGCGTCCTATACTTACAACACCATCAGTAAAGGATTACAGGATGCTTTCCTGCAAACCGGCAGCGGTTGGGGACGTACCTTATCTTACTTGTCACCTACCCTGCGTATTGATTATTTATTACCGCAATCCAACTTCAACATTCATTCGTGTAAAGTTTTCCAGCCCCCGTTATCAGAGCATTTCCCGGTTATGGCCTGCCTGTCATTGAAAAATCAGTAA
- a CDS encoding endonuclease/exonuclease/phosphatase family protein, whose product MRFLRLFTKGFFVIINFAVVLLFLAACLAPYISPAWFWPISFLTLAFPFLLGILVIFLIGWLFFNYRYTLLSLIAILLGWKSISAFIAFHMPSGNKAVNTTESLTVMSYNVSQFGLYREKDSKYNRQAMFAMIKKQELDVACFQDFYTSEKKNDFNNREDISREMKLPYRFFSSDFNRDGMQHWGSIIYSRYPIIASDKVKMSAGPLSESLIYADIVKDEDTIRIVNMHLESYRFDKNDYQDIRKIKNQEDTGLKATKSIVQKMREAYIRRSQQADIVGNFIRQSPYPVVVCGDFNDTPSSYTYFTIKGKLQDAFLQKGFGIGRTFNGLAPTLRIDYVFVSDDFKVNSFRKINSDLSDHYPVIVNLSLIGSGLTEVEVNK is encoded by the coding sequence GTGCGATTTTTAAGACTCTTTACGAAAGGATTTTTTGTGATCATCAACTTCGCCGTGGTGTTACTTTTTCTGGCTGCCTGTCTGGCGCCATATATTTCACCGGCATGGTTTTGGCCAATCAGTTTTTTAACATTGGCATTCCCTTTTTTACTGGGCATATTAGTGATCTTCCTGATAGGCTGGCTTTTTTTCAATTACCGGTATACCCTGCTGTCGCTGATCGCGATTTTGCTGGGATGGAAATCCATCAGTGCTTTTATCGCCTTTCATATGCCTTCCGGCAACAAGGCGGTGAATACCACCGAAAGCCTCACAGTGATGAGCTACAACGTAAGCCAGTTCGGACTTTACAGGGAAAAGGACAGTAAGTACAACCGGCAGGCGATGTTTGCCATGATCAAAAAACAGGAACTGGATGTAGCTTGTTTCCAGGATTTTTATACCTCTGAAAAAAAGAATGATTTTAATAACCGGGAAGATATTTCCAGGGAGATGAAATTACCCTATCGTTTCTTTTCCAGCGATTTTAACCGCGATGGAATGCAACATTGGGGATCTATCATCTATTCCCGCTATCCTATCATTGCATCAGACAAAGTGAAGATGAGCGCAGGGCCGCTCAGCGAGAGCCTTATTTATGCGGATATTGTGAAAGATGAAGATACCATCCGTATTGTGAATATGCACCTGGAGTCTTACCGCTTTGATAAAAATGATTACCAGGATATCAGGAAGATAAAAAACCAGGAAGATACCGGTCTGAAAGCCACGAAGAGTATTGTGCAAAAAATGCGGGAGGCGTATATACGCCGCAGCCAGCAGGCCGATATTGTGGGTAATTTCATCCGGCAAAGCCCCTACCCGGTAGTTGTTTGCGGTGATTTTAACGACACCCCTTCTTCCTATACTTATTTTACCATTAAAGGAAAGCTACAGGATGCCTTTCTGCAAAAGGGTTTCGGCATAGGCCGTACTTTCAACGGACTGGCGCCCACTTTGCGTATCGACTATGTTTTTGTGAGCGATGATTTTAAAGTAAATAGTTTCCGGAAAATAAATTCTGACCTGTCTGATCATTATCCTGTAATTGTCAACCTTAGCCTGATAGGCAGTGGCCTTACGGAAGTAGAAGTAAATAAATAA
- the cysS gene encoding cysteine--tRNA ligase, translating into MSELRIYNSLHRQKEVFTPLHPGHVGMYVCGPTVSGESHLGHARPYITFDVVFRYLQYLGYKVRYVRNITDAGHFEEEGRAAEDKISKFAVLEKLEPMELVQKYTNLYHWAMLQFGCLEPSIEPTATGHIIEQIEMIKTIIEKGYAYEVDGSVYFDVKKYAANYNYGILSGRILEDMLETTRELEGQDDKHNKADFALWKKAPPEHIMRWPSPWGEGFPGWHIECSAMSAKYLGAQFDIHGGGMDLQFPHHESEIAQSEIAHGDMMARYWMHNNMITINGRKMGKSYGNTIKLTEMFTGENPQLEKPYSPMTIRFFVLQTHYRGTLDFSNEALQATEKGLHRLWAAYETLQKLTYSGSTAGINEELDKQVREWCLECPTFMNDDFNTAKVLANLFELAPVINSLKGGQIKMHEISEDTFLLLQQTWKTYLVDILGIQQPSQTGDDNKLDGVLQMLIEMRKEAKSRKDYAASDKIRNELLSIGIQLKDEKDGTISYSVQ; encoded by the coding sequence ATGTCAGAACTCAGGATATACAATTCATTACACCGTCAGAAAGAAGTATTTACACCACTGCACCCCGGCCACGTAGGCATGTATGTATGTGGTCCTACCGTATCAGGCGAATCTCATCTGGGCCATGCCCGCCCTTATATCACGTTTGATGTGGTATTCCGTTATCTGCAATACCTCGGCTATAAAGTACGCTATGTACGCAATATCACCGATGCCGGCCACTTTGAAGAAGAAGGACGTGCGGCAGAAGACAAGATCTCCAAATTCGCCGTACTTGAAAAGCTGGAACCCATGGAACTGGTACAGAAATACACCAACCTGTATCATTGGGCCATGCTGCAATTCGGCTGCCTGGAGCCCAGCATAGAACCTACTGCCACCGGTCATATTATTGAGCAGATTGAAATGATCAAAACGATCATAGAAAAAGGATATGCCTACGAAGTAGACGGCAGCGTGTACTTTGATGTAAAAAAATATGCTGCCAACTACAACTACGGTATTTTAAGTGGCCGTATACTGGAAGATATGTTGGAAACCACGCGGGAGCTGGAAGGCCAGGATGATAAACATAACAAAGCCGATTTCGCCCTCTGGAAAAAAGCGCCGCCGGAACATATTATGCGCTGGCCAAGCCCGTGGGGAGAAGGTTTCCCCGGATGGCATATCGAGTGCTCCGCTATGAGCGCCAAATATCTGGGCGCCCAATTCGATATTCATGGCGGTGGTATGGACTTACAGTTTCCCCACCATGAATCCGAAATAGCACAAAGCGAAATAGCACATGGCGATATGATGGCCCGCTACTGGATGCATAATAATATGATTACGATCAACGGTCGTAAAATGGGCAAGTCTTATGGCAACACCATTAAGCTGACCGAAATGTTTACCGGTGAAAACCCACAGCTGGAGAAGCCGTACAGCCCAATGACGATCCGTTTCTTTGTTTTACAGACGCACTACCGCGGCACACTGGACTTCTCCAACGAAGCCCTGCAGGCTACGGAAAAGGGACTACACCGCTTATGGGCCGCCTATGAAACATTGCAAAAGCTCACCTACAGCGGCAGCACTGCAGGCATCAACGAAGAACTGGACAAACAGGTACGTGAATGGTGCCTGGAATGCCCTACGTTCATGAATGATGACTTCAATACTGCCAAAGTACTCGCCAACCTGTTTGAACTGGCGCCGGTGATCAATTCACTGAAAGGCGGACAGATAAAAATGCATGAGATCAGCGAAGACACCTTCCTGCTCCTGCAACAAACCTGGAAGACTTACCTCGTTGACATCCTGGGTATTCAACAGCCTTCGCAAACAGGTGACGACAACAAGCTGGATGGCGTTTTACAAATGCTGATAGAAATGCGCAAGGAAGCTAAAAGCCGCAAGGATTACGCAGCTTCTGACAAGATCCGTAATGAGTTGCTGTCTATCGGCATTCAACTCAAAGACGAAAAAGACGGCACTATTTCTTACAGCGTTCAATAA
- a CDS encoding M28 family peptidase encodes MRKALIIMTMAALVLMAGACQQSSNTTDNTQDSAGESKVVRLDVPVPAFSADSAYAYTARQVSFGPRIPNTPAQEKCAAWMISTLRQWADTVYVQRTTVTAPHKQKLPCINIIASFNPAAKQRVLLLAHWDTRPWADEDAFDKTKQLDGADDGASGVAVLLETARQFHLQKPEAGVDILLVDVEDYGAKNNENSFGLGTQYWAKNPHIKGYTANYGILLDMVGGRGSQFFMEGASKQYAMAPMKMFWDVANKIGYSDFFRYEDNGSYITDDHIFVNTMANIPTFDILAWQASGHFVPHWHTQNDNMSVIDKGTLKAVGQTILQVIYTQPFSY; translated from the coding sequence ATGCGTAAAGCTCTGATCATTATGACAATGGCGGCGCTGGTCCTCATGGCCGGCGCATGCCAGCAGTCATCCAATACAACGGATAACACCCAGGATAGTGCAGGAGAAAGCAAAGTAGTGAGGCTGGATGTACCCGTACCGGCATTCAGCGCGGATTCCGCCTACGCTTATACCGCGCGGCAGGTTAGCTTCGGGCCAAGAATTCCGAATACACCTGCGCAGGAAAAGTGCGCCGCATGGATGATCAGTACCCTTCGCCAATGGGCCGATACCGTATATGTGCAACGCACTACTGTAACAGCCCCCCACAAACAAAAACTTCCCTGCATCAATATCATTGCCAGCTTCAACCCGGCAGCCAAACAGCGCGTTTTGCTGCTGGCACACTGGGACACCCGTCCCTGGGCGGATGAAGACGCCTTTGATAAAACAAAGCAACTGGATGGCGCCGATGATGGTGCCAGCGGCGTAGCAGTACTCCTGGAAACAGCGCGGCAGTTCCACTTACAGAAGCCGGAAGCAGGTGTTGATATTTTACTGGTAGATGTGGAAGACTACGGGGCTAAAAATAACGAGAACTCTTTTGGACTCGGCACCCAGTACTGGGCTAAAAACCCGCATATCAAAGGCTATACCGCCAACTACGGCATCCTGCTGGATATGGTAGGCGGCCGCGGCTCCCAGTTCTTCATGGAAGGCGCTTCAAAACAATACGCCATGGCGCCCATGAAAATGTTCTGGGATGTTGCCAATAAAATCGGGTATTCAGACTTTTTCCGTTACGAAGATAATGGCTCCTATATTACAGATGACCACATCTTCGTAAATACCATGGCTAATATTCCTACGTTCGATATCCTTGCATGGCAGGCCAGCGGGCACTTTGTACCACACTGGCATACGCAGAATGATAACATGAGTGTAATTGATAAAGGCACATTAAAAGCAGTAGGACAAACCATCCTGCAGGTAATATACACACAGCCTTTCAGCTATTAA